In Salmo trutta unplaced genomic scaffold, fSalTru1.1, whole genome shotgun sequence, the following proteins share a genomic window:
- the LOC115183150 gene encoding sperm acrosomal protein FSA-ACR.1-like produces IGHRTVLENRSPVTGQPEHRSPVTGQPEHRSPVTGQPEYRSPVNRPTGIQESSNWPTGIQESSNRPTGIQESSNRPTGIQESSNRPTGIQKSSNRPTGIQKSSNRPTGTQESSNRPTGIQESSNRPTGIQESSNRPTGIQKSSNRPTGIQKSSNRPTGTQESSNRPTGIQESSNRPTGIQKSSYRPTGTQESSNRPTGTQESSNRPTGIQESSNRPTGIQESSNRPTGIQKSSNRPTGIQKSSNRPTGTQESSNRPTGIQESSNRPTGIQKSSYRPTGTQESSNRPTGTQESSNRPTGIQESSKPANRNTGVQ; encoded by the coding sequence ATCGGTCATCGGACTGTTTTGGAAAACAGGAGTCCAGTAACCGGCCAACCGGAACACAGGAGTCCAGTAACCGGCCAACCGGAACACAGGAGTCCAGTAACCGGCCAACCGGAATACAGGAGTCCAGTAAACCGGCCAACCGGAATACAGGAGTCCAGTAATTGGCCAACCGGAATACAGGAGTCCAGTAACCGGCCAACCGGAATACAGGAGTCCAGTAACCGGCCAACCGGAATACAGGAGTCCAGTAACCGGCCAACCGGAATACAGAAGTCCAGTAACCGGCCAACCGGAATACAGAAGTCCAGTAACCGGCCAACCGGAACACAGGAGTCCAGTAACCGGCCAACCGGAATACAGGAGTCCAGTAACCGGCCAACCGGAATACAGGAGTCCAGTAACCGGCCAACCGGAATACAGAAGTCCAGTAACCGGCCAACCGGAATACAGAAGTCCAGTAACCGGCCAACCGGAACACAGGAGTCCAGTAACCGGCCAACCGGAATACAGGAGTCCAGTAACCGGCCAACCGGAATACAGAAGTCCAGTTACCGGCCAACCGGAACACAGGAGTCCAGTAACCGGCCAACCGGAACACAGGAGTCCAGTAACCGGCCAACCGGAATACAGGAGTCCAGTAACCGGCCAACCGGAATACAGGAGTCCAGTAACCGGCCAACCGGAATACAGAAGTCCAGTAACCGGCCAACCGGAATACAGAAGTCCAGTAACCGGCCAACCGGAACACAGGAGTCCAGTAACCGGCCAACCGGAATACAGGAGTCCAGTAACCGGCCAACCGGAATACAGAAGTCCAGTTACCGGCCAACCGGAACACAGGAGTCCAGTAACCGGCCAACCGGAACACAGGAGTCCAGTAACCGGCCAACCGGAATACAGGAGTCCAGTAAACCGGCCAACCGGAATACAGGAGTCCAGTAA